A stretch of Lathyrus oleraceus cultivar Zhongwan6 chromosome 6, CAAS_Psat_ZW6_1.0, whole genome shotgun sequence DNA encodes these proteins:
- the LOC127098619 gene encoding mitogen-activated protein kinase kinase 2-like has product MESTSDKANTFIGTYNYMSPERISGGQGGYNYESDIWSLGLILFECAIGRFPYMPPDQSERWESIFELIEIIVDKPPPSAPSEQFSPEFYSFISACLQKDQGNRMSVQELLELPFISMYDDQHVDLSAYFSKTGSPLSTL; this is encoded by the coding sequence ATGGAAAGTACATCTGATAAAGCAAATACTTTCATTGGCACGTACAACTATATGTCTCCAGAGAGAATCAGTGGGGGCCAGGGTGGCTATAACTACGAAAGTGATATATGGAGTTTGGGACTAATATTGTTCGAGTGTGCTATAGGGAGGTTTCCATATATGCCACCAGATCAAAGTGAAAGATGGGAAAGTATATTTGAGCTTATTGAAATAATTGTCGACAAGCCTCCTCCTAGTGCTCCATCTGAACAATTTTCTCCAGAATTTTATTCATTTATCTCTGCATGTCTACAGAAAGATCAGGGGAATAGAATGTCGGTTCAGGAACTTTTGGAACTTCCTTTTATCAGTATGTATGATGACCAGCATGTAGATCTCTCAGCTTACTTCTCCAAAACAGGATCTCCACTCTCAACCTTATAA